One window of the Arthrobacter sp. zg-Y919 genome contains the following:
- a CDS encoding ABC transporter ATP-binding protein, which translates to MGIGPASAAVRTRGLHKSFGRVEALKGIDLDVPAGSVFGIIGPNGAGKTTLMRLLLDLLRPCSGEVTVLGANPRRGGPALRRQIGFLPGDLVLADRVSGRELLRFFSRISGPVDPGTVLALAERLDLDLGRPVRALSKGNRQKLGLIQAFMHQPPLLILDEPTSGLDPLVQQEFLALVREASSNGQTVLLSSHVLSEIEEAADTVAILRSGTVVSAASTAGIRASAGRRVRIGITAAEAPALIERLRRVPGFELLQVPADPGHGDAASLHARFAGDMPDLITALAGYHLLDLVVQEPDLEEAVLRFYGPESAAGPAGGGAAG; encoded by the coding sequence ATGGGTATTGGCCCTGCCTCAGCCGCTGTGCGCACGCGTGGGCTGCATAAGTCCTTCGGCCGCGTTGAGGCGCTGAAAGGCATCGACTTGGATGTCCCAGCGGGAAGCGTCTTCGGGATCATTGGTCCCAACGGTGCCGGCAAGACCACACTGATGCGCCTGCTGCTGGACCTGCTGCGGCCCTGCTCCGGGGAAGTAACCGTCCTCGGGGCTAATCCCCGCCGCGGAGGCCCGGCGCTGCGCCGTCAAATCGGGTTTCTGCCGGGAGATCTGGTCCTAGCGGACAGAGTCAGCGGACGGGAACTTCTCCGCTTTTTCTCGCGCATCAGTGGACCGGTCGATCCCGGAACCGTTTTGGCGCTGGCGGAACGGCTCGACCTGGACCTCGGCCGCCCGGTGCGTGCCCTGTCCAAGGGGAACCGGCAGAAACTCGGACTCATTCAGGCATTCATGCACCAACCCCCGCTGCTCATCCTGGACGAACCCACCAGCGGATTGGATCCGCTGGTTCAGCAGGAGTTCCTGGCCCTGGTGAGGGAGGCAAGCAGCAACGGCCAAACCGTGCTGCTCAGTTCGCACGTTCTCAGCGAGATTGAGGAGGCCGCTGACACTGTGGCCATCCTCCGGTCGGGGACGGTGGTGTCAGCCGCCAGCACCGCCGGCATCCGGGCTTCCGCCGGCCGCCGTGTGCGGATTGGAATCACTGCGGCAGAGGCGCCTGCGCTGATTGAACGCCTCCGGCGGGTGCCCGGATTCGAACTGCTGCAGGTGCCCGCCGACCCCGGGCACGGGGATGCAGCCTCACTCCATGCCCGGTTCGCGGGGGACATGCCGGACCTGATCACGGCTCTGGCGGGATATCACCTCCTCGACCTGGTGGTGCAGGAGCCCGACCTCGAGGAGGCCGTTCTGCGGTTTTACGGGCCGGAGTCCGCTGCCGGGCCGGCCGGCGGCGGTGCCGCCGGATGA
- a CDS encoding ABC transporter permease subunit has translation MSRLPLFSRSLAASWRPLLGWAAGILAVLSLYLPLYPSLAGQDFQDLLQSLPPELISALGYDELTTGAGYTQSTFFGLIGFALFTIAAISWGTRAIAGDEESGTLELVLAHAVSRVQLVLERSAAIATRLMLLGLFTGLAVLAFDRPAQLELIPSHIWAGCAALVGLGLLTASVALAAGAFTGRRVWALAAAVTAAVGGYALNAVANQNPDLDYLHSWTPYNWAFGASPLSNGADWAGLGALYGTSALLVLLAAFALTRRDIGT, from the coding sequence ATGAGCCGCCTCCCCTTGTTCAGCCGTTCCCTCGCCGCGTCCTGGCGCCCGCTTCTGGGATGGGCGGCGGGTATCCTGGCTGTCCTGAGCCTGTACCTGCCCCTTTATCCGTCCCTGGCCGGCCAGGATTTTCAGGATCTCCTGCAGAGTCTGCCGCCCGAACTCATTTCCGCGCTGGGCTATGACGAGCTGACGACCGGCGCGGGCTACACCCAGTCGACGTTCTTCGGCCTCATCGGCTTTGCCCTCTTCACCATCGCCGCCATTTCCTGGGGCACCCGGGCGATTGCCGGCGACGAAGAGAGCGGGACCCTGGAACTCGTTCTGGCCCACGCCGTCAGCCGGGTGCAACTTGTCCTGGAGCGCAGCGCCGCCATTGCTACGCGCCTGATGCTGCTCGGCCTTTTCACAGGCCTGGCCGTGCTGGCCTTCGACCGCCCGGCACAGCTCGAACTGATTCCCTCCCATATCTGGGCCGGGTGTGCGGCGCTCGTTGGGCTGGGACTGCTGACCGCGTCAGTCGCCCTGGCTGCCGGGGCATTCACCGGCCGCCGTGTCTGGGCACTTGCGGCTGCCGTTACGGCCGCCGTCGGCGGGTATGCCCTCAATGCAGTGGCGAACCAGAATCCGGACCTGGACTACCTCCACTCCTGGACACCGTATAACTGGGCCTTCGGTGCCAGCCCGCTCAGCAACGGGGCCGATTGGGCCGGGCTTGGTGCCCTGTATGGAACAAGTGCGCTGCTGGTGCTGCTCGCTGCCTTCGCACTCACCCGGAGGGACATTGGCACGTGA
- the arfB gene encoding alternative ribosome rescue aminoacyl-tRNA hydrolase ArfB, with protein MDLVVSPALTIPAAELDWRFSRSSGPGGQHVNTSDSRVELSWNVAGSAVLSERQRQLLLQRLKRRLVSGVLTVTASEQRSQLRNRETALAKLAALAADGLAPGPAPRRTTKPTRGSNYRRLDAKKQRAATKRQRQRPPAD; from the coding sequence ATGGATTTGGTGGTGTCTCCCGCGCTCACGATTCCCGCGGCTGAACTCGACTGGCGGTTCTCCCGGTCGTCCGGCCCCGGCGGCCAGCACGTCAACACCTCGGACAGCCGCGTCGAACTCTCCTGGAACGTAGCCGGTTCTGCGGTGCTGTCGGAACGGCAACGTCAGCTGCTGCTGCAGCGGCTGAAACGCCGGCTGGTGTCTGGAGTGCTGACCGTGACGGCCTCCGAGCAACGTTCCCAGCTGCGCAATCGGGAAACAGCCCTGGCCAAGCTCGCCGCCCTCGCGGCAGACGGGCTGGCGCCCGGACCTGCCCCGCGCCGCACCACCAAACCCACCCGGGGCTCGAACTACCGCCGCCTCGATGCAAAGAAACAACGGGCTGCCACGAAGCGGCAACGGCAACGGCCGCCGGCTGATTGA
- a CDS encoding DUF1697 domain-containing protein, whose product MTDNPGGNMPSYLALLRGINVGGRNKVPMQALRGHLSDLGYQQVSTYIASGNVLLASNDDAASIGSRIEAVLTDHLELDDELVKVLVLDRAQLHAVVEHRPENFGERPDLYHSDAIFLMGIDTDTALGAFRPREGIDTVWAGDGVIYSQRLSAELTKSRLSAIAASPLYKSMTIRSWKTTQKLWDLLPG is encoded by the coding sequence GTGACGGACAACCCGGGTGGGAACATGCCTTCCTACCTCGCCCTCCTACGCGGCATCAATGTCGGCGGGCGGAACAAGGTCCCCATGCAGGCCTTGCGGGGGCACCTGTCCGACCTCGGGTACCAGCAGGTCTCCACCTATATCGCGAGCGGCAATGTTCTCCTGGCGTCAAACGATGACGCCGCCTCAATCGGCAGCCGGATCGAAGCCGTCCTTACCGACCATCTCGAACTCGATGACGAACTCGTCAAGGTCCTGGTGCTGGACCGCGCGCAGCTGCATGCCGTCGTCGAGCACCGGCCTGAGAATTTCGGCGAGCGGCCGGACCTCTATCACTCCGACGCGATCTTCCTCATGGGCATCGACACGGATACCGCCCTTGGCGCGTTCCGGCCGCGGGAAGGCATAGACACGGTCTGGGCCGGGGACGGCGTCATCTACTCCCAACGGCTCAGCGCCGAGCTGACCAAAAGCCGGCTCAGCGCCATCGCGGCCTCCCCGCTGTATAAGTCGATGACGATCCGCAGCTGGAAGACCACGCAGAAACTGTGGGACCTGCTGCCCGGGTGA
- a CDS encoding alpha/beta hydrolase, whose translation MLYATSADGTRIAFDLVGHGPPVIIVGGAFSTSDAGAPLADALKDAGFQAVTVDRRARGESSDTSPYSPQREVEDLTAVLNAVGGEAVVLGHSSGAMLALLAAAEGAPISHLFLSEPPFRFGEGEPSADLPDRLQSLVDADNPTDAVTTFQREGIGLPETMIEEIRTSPFFPALLPLAQSTVYDARLSQAVSTPTTAMAEVSVPVTILRGTTTYPVIMDATEKLAKRMPHAVLVTVPESHDHSPDPSGTVREIRRRIPVQ comes from the coding sequence ATGTTGTATGCCACCTCTGCAGACGGAACCCGCATCGCCTTTGACCTGGTGGGCCACGGGCCGCCGGTCATCATTGTCGGCGGCGCCTTTTCAACTTCCGACGCCGGCGCCCCGCTGGCCGACGCACTGAAAGACGCCGGGTTCCAGGCCGTGACCGTGGACCGCCGGGCCCGCGGGGAAAGCAGCGACACGTCCCCCTACTCTCCGCAGCGGGAGGTGGAGGACCTGACGGCGGTCCTGAACGCCGTCGGCGGTGAAGCGGTGGTCCTCGGACATTCTTCGGGGGCGATGCTGGCGTTGCTGGCCGCGGCGGAAGGAGCACCCATCAGCCACCTGTTCCTGTCCGAGCCGCCCTTCCGCTTCGGTGAAGGGGAACCGTCTGCGGACCTTCCGGACCGGCTCCAGTCCCTCGTCGACGCCGACAACCCGACCGATGCCGTGACCACCTTCCAGCGTGAAGGCATCGGCCTGCCCGAAACGATGATCGAAGAGATCCGGACCAGTCCGTTCTTCCCGGCGCTCCTTCCGCTGGCCCAGTCCACCGTCTACGACGCCCGCCTCTCACAGGCCGTATCGACCCCCACGACGGCGATGGCGGAGGTCTCGGTGCCCGTCACGATCCTGCGGGGAACCACCACGTACCCGGTGATCATGGATGCCACCGAGAAGCTGGCCAAGCGCATGCCCCACGCGGTCTTGGTGACAGTGCCGGAATCCCATGACCACTCCCCCGATCCGTCGGGCACCGTGCGCGAAATCCGCCGCCGCATACCGGTGCAGTGA
- a CDS encoding SDR family oxidoreductase, with amino-acid sequence MASEVLVIIGMGGMGQAVMRRSGAGRKVLVADFSEELLESTVATALGEGYDVVSQQVDVSSRTSVAALAATARELGAVTGVVHTAGLSPVQAPVEAIWKVDLFGVAVVLEEFEKVITPGGAGVVISSMSAYMAGGQMPADVLASLATAPADDLLLNPFVAGIDHPGHAYSVAKRANQVRVQTASLRWGARGARVNSISPGVISTPMGQQELSGESGSQMRAMIEASGTKRLGTAFDIANATAFLLSQDASFMTGADLLVDGGAVAAVDTGQRSQVTG; translated from the coding sequence ATGGCCTCGGAAGTACTGGTAATTATCGGCATGGGCGGCATGGGGCAGGCGGTGATGCGCCGGTCAGGTGCGGGACGGAAGGTCCTGGTAGCCGACTTCAGCGAAGAGCTGCTGGAGAGCACCGTGGCCACCGCTCTGGGTGAGGGCTACGACGTCGTCTCCCAGCAGGTCGATGTCTCCTCACGGACGTCCGTGGCCGCGCTGGCCGCAACCGCCCGCGAGCTCGGTGCCGTGACCGGCGTCGTCCACACTGCCGGACTCTCCCCCGTCCAGGCACCGGTGGAGGCCATCTGGAAGGTGGACCTGTTCGGTGTGGCAGTAGTGCTGGAGGAATTCGAGAAGGTCATCACCCCGGGCGGTGCCGGGGTCGTCATTTCCAGCATGTCCGCCTACATGGCCGGCGGCCAGATGCCTGCCGACGTGCTGGCAAGCCTGGCCACCGCACCCGCCGATGATCTGCTGCTCAATCCGTTTGTTGCCGGCATCGACCACCCCGGACACGCCTACAGCGTGGCCAAGCGCGCCAACCAGGTCCGCGTCCAGACGGCCAGCCTGCGCTGGGGTGCCCGCGGGGCACGCGTGAACAGCATCAGCCCGGGTGTCATTTCCACCCCGATGGGCCAGCAGGAACTCTCCGGCGAATCCGGCTCGCAAATGCGTGCCATGATCGAGGCCTCCGGCACCAAGCGCCTGGGCACCGCCTTCGACATCGCCAATGCCACGGCCTTCCTGCTCAGCCAGGATGCCAGCTTCATGACCGGCGCGGACCTGCTGGTCGACGGCGGTGCCGTGGCCGCAGTTGATACCGGCCAGCGCAGCCAGGTCACCGGCTGA
- a CDS encoding VOC family protein has protein sequence MSVTTTPHLNFRGEAKAALEFYHSVFGGSLVVVTNEEAYSVERPEEAGQVKFGQVLGGSGFAVMAYDVPSSVPYDQGDKSFFVSVRGDSAEEITDLWNRLVEGSTVLQDLAPSAFSPAYGMVQDRFGVVWVLDVAVAYAPAG, from the coding sequence ATGTCTGTCACCACCACACCCCACCTGAACTTCCGCGGCGAGGCCAAGGCGGCGCTGGAGTTCTACCACTCGGTCTTCGGCGGTTCCCTGGTCGTCGTGACCAACGAGGAGGCCTACAGCGTCGAGCGGCCGGAGGAGGCCGGCCAGGTGAAGTTCGGGCAGGTCCTCGGCGGAAGCGGCTTCGCTGTCATGGCCTACGACGTCCCGTCCAGCGTTCCCTACGACCAAGGGGACAAATCCTTCTTCGTCTCGGTCCGCGGCGACTCGGCGGAGGAGATCACCGATCTCTGGAACCGGCTTGTGGAGGGCTCGACCGTGCTGCAGGACCTTGCCCCCTCGGCCTTCTCCCCCGCCTACGGAATGGTGCAGGACCGCTTCGGCGTCGTCTGGGTGCTGGACGTCGCAGTCGCGTATGCCCCCGCCGGCTAA
- a CDS encoding WYL domain-containing protein encodes MTTTTSRLLQLLSLLQTPRKWPGQALADRLETSPRTVRRDVDRLREMGYRISALKGPDGGYRLEAGSELPPLLFDEDQVLALAVALQSAPLTGAGIEEAAARAMATVRQVMPSRLRHRLDALQFTVLPAGSGAAGSVQPEVLLALSTAVRSRQMLRFDYAGTAPDNDGGFVPPRRVEPHHLVATRGRWYLVGWDLDRNGWRIFRADRITPKLPAGARFRQRDLPGGSVQAFVSARFRGAEPGAGPGWPCRGAVVLHLPAEDVVPFAGDGIVESLGTGRCRLEAGSWSWISLAASFGRFDAGLEVEGPPELAAAFGELGARFTSAAGR; translated from the coding sequence ATGACCACCACGACGTCGCGGCTCCTGCAGCTGCTTTCACTCCTGCAGACACCCCGGAAGTGGCCTGGGCAGGCGCTGGCAGACCGCCTCGAGACCAGCCCCCGGACCGTGCGCCGCGACGTCGACCGGCTCCGGGAGATGGGATACCGCATCTCCGCGCTGAAGGGGCCGGACGGGGGTTACCGCCTGGAGGCGGGTTCCGAGCTGCCGCCGCTGCTTTTCGACGAGGACCAGGTGCTGGCGCTCGCCGTCGCGCTGCAGTCCGCACCGCTCACGGGTGCGGGCATCGAGGAGGCCGCCGCCCGGGCGATGGCCACGGTGCGGCAGGTGATGCCCTCCCGGCTCCGCCACCGTCTGGACGCACTGCAGTTCACCGTGCTGCCCGCCGGTTCCGGTGCCGCCGGGTCTGTCCAGCCGGAGGTGCTCCTGGCCCTCTCCACAGCCGTCCGGTCCCGTCAGATGCTGCGCTTCGACTACGCGGGCACAGCGCCGGATAACGACGGCGGGTTCGTCCCGCCGCGCCGGGTGGAACCGCACCATCTGGTGGCCACCCGGGGACGCTGGTACCTGGTGGGCTGGGACCTGGACCGGAACGGCTGGCGGATCTTCCGGGCCGACCGGATTACGCCGAAGCTTCCCGCCGGTGCCCGGTTCCGGCAGCGGGACCTGCCGGGCGGCAGCGTTCAGGCTTTTGTCTCTGCCCGGTTCCGGGGAGCGGAACCGGGTGCGGGTCCCGGCTGGCCCTGCCGGGGCGCCGTGGTCCTGCACCTGCCGGCGGAAGACGTCGTGCCGTTTGCCGGGGACGGCATAGTTGAATCCCTCGGCACCGGCCGGTGCCGGCTGGAAGCGGGCTCCTGGTCCTGGATCTCGCTCGCGGCTTCGTTCGGCAGGTTCGACGCCGGTCTTGAAGTGGAGGGTCCGCCCGAGCTGGCGGCAGCCTTCGGAGAACTGGGCGCCCGGTTCACCTCGGCCGCAGGGCGCTGA
- a CDS encoding MOSC domain-containing protein — MSYAYDVEILHLLVSPAHAYFGRARDGAADVATTDADSVEVVSGKGIAGDRFFGKAAHMDAAVTLFAIESLDAIAAELGARPFDPLLPRRNVVLRGAELAPLLGQDFVLESADGRVEFHGGRQAHPCAWMDQVLAPGAHKAMRGRGGLRCRPLSSGTLHRGPAVLISPVPLDPARAAVPSLLRPGRLP, encoded by the coding sequence ATGAGTTATGCGTACGACGTCGAGATCCTGCACCTGCTGGTCTCTCCCGCGCATGCCTACTTCGGCCGGGCCAGGGATGGTGCGGCCGACGTCGCCACCACGGATGCGGACAGCGTGGAGGTGGTGTCCGGCAAAGGCATCGCGGGCGACCGGTTCTTCGGCAAGGCAGCCCACATGGATGCGGCCGTAACCCTGTTCGCCATTGAGTCGCTGGACGCCATCGCCGCAGAGCTTGGTGCGCGCCCCTTCGACCCGCTGCTCCCCCGCCGGAACGTTGTGCTCCGCGGCGCCGAACTGGCACCGCTGCTGGGCCAGGACTTCGTTCTGGAGTCTGCGGATGGCCGGGTGGAATTCCATGGCGGCAGGCAGGCCCACCCGTGCGCCTGGATGGACCAGGTCCTGGCGCCCGGCGCGCACAAGGCGATGCGGGGCCGGGGCGGGCTGCGCTGCCGGCCGCTGAGCAGCGGAACACTTCACCGCGGGCCGGCCGTGCTGATCAGCCCCGTGCCGCTGGACCCGGCCCGGGCTGCCGTCCCTTCGCTGCTGAGGCCTGGCCGGCTTCCCTAA
- a CDS encoding Y-family DNA polymerase, protein MSESSTPGASQRIALVDVNSFYVSCERAFDPKLAGVPVVVLSNNDGCVVARSDEAKALGIKTGTPWFKLAESAPHVGLIQRSSNYELYGDLSSRVMQLLGRYALWQEVYSIDESLLGLAGTPRGLEAQGATIRTAVATHTGLPVCVGIGTTKTLAKFANRIAKQNRHLQGVCNLETMDPAAVEAIMSRVPVTGLWGVGSRLGTKLDAMGISTVADLRAADPALIRRKFSVTLQRTVLELNGTACIPHEEERADRKQLIFSRSFSTPVTTGAEMRQVMSIYAQQAAARLEREGQQASILTAYAGTSHFSERAASFPSATVRLASPTSDPVILSRAAVGALEAQVVEGVPYTKAGVMLSGLESAGAQPLFDEFVSAQERRNLGELLGKVTDKYGAASIGLGLAGMSTATPEWTMARRYSSPRYTTEWSELPVVKAV, encoded by the coding sequence ATGTCTGAGTCTTCCACCCCGGGAGCCTCCCAGCGGATCGCCCTGGTGGATGTCAACAGCTTCTATGTCTCCTGTGAGCGCGCTTTCGATCCGAAACTCGCCGGCGTGCCGGTGGTGGTGCTGTCCAACAACGACGGCTGCGTGGTGGCCCGTTCCGATGAGGCAAAGGCGCTGGGCATCAAGACCGGCACACCCTGGTTTAAGCTCGCCGAGTCCGCCCCGCATGTGGGCCTCATCCAGCGCTCCAGCAACTATGAGCTGTACGGGGATCTCAGTTCCCGGGTCATGCAGCTGCTGGGCCGCTACGCGTTGTGGCAGGAGGTCTACTCTATTGATGAATCCTTACTCGGGCTCGCTGGAACTCCGCGCGGCTTGGAGGCACAGGGCGCAACCATCCGCACCGCCGTCGCCACGCACACCGGACTGCCCGTCTGCGTGGGCATCGGCACCACCAAGACCCTGGCCAAGTTCGCCAACCGGATCGCCAAGCAGAACCGGCATCTGCAGGGCGTCTGCAACCTGGAAACCATGGACCCGGCAGCGGTGGAGGCGATCATGTCCCGGGTCCCGGTCACGGGCCTGTGGGGTGTGGGCTCACGGTTGGGCACGAAACTCGACGCGATGGGGATCTCCACCGTCGCGGACCTGCGGGCCGCCGATCCTGCGCTGATCCGCCGGAAGTTCTCGGTCACCCTGCAGCGCACCGTCCTGGAGCTCAACGGCACCGCGTGCATCCCGCACGAGGAGGAGCGGGCCGACCGCAAGCAGCTGATCTTCTCCCGCAGTTTCTCCACTCCGGTCACCACGGGCGCGGAGATGCGCCAGGTGATGAGCATCTATGCCCAGCAGGCAGCGGCCCGGCTGGAGCGCGAGGGGCAGCAGGCGAGCATCCTGACCGCATATGCCGGGACCTCCCATTTCAGTGAGCGGGCGGCGTCGTTCCCCTCGGCCACTGTCCGGCTGGCGTCCCCGACGTCGGATCCCGTGATCCTCAGCCGGGCCGCCGTCGGCGCCCTGGAGGCCCAGGTGGTGGAGGGCGTGCCGTACACGAAGGCCGGGGTGATGCTCAGCGGCCTGGAGTCCGCCGGCGCGCAGCCGCTCTTTGACGAGTTCGTCTCCGCCCAGGAACGCCGGAACCTGGGCGAGCTGCTGGGAAAGGTCACGGACAAATACGGCGCGGCGAGCATCGGCCTCGGCTTGGCGGGCATGTCCACGGCGACGCCGGAATGGACCATGGCCCGCCGGTACTCCTCCCCGCGGTACACCACGGAGTGGAGCGAGCTGCCGGTGGTGAAGGCGGTCTAG
- the umuD gene encoding translesion error-prone DNA polymerase V autoproteolytic subunit: MAVFSADRSRRPAPPAETDAATAAGFPSPARDYFDGRIDLNRHLIRDPTSTYVVRVEGDSMAGAGICNGDELIVDRSLTPRDSAVVVAVVDGELTVRRLLLGGGRIVLHAEAPGYPDILVAEPSELSVWGVVTRCLHHV; encoded by the coding sequence ATGGCGGTTTTCTCAGCGGACCGTTCGCGCCGCCCGGCGCCCCCGGCGGAGACTGACGCCGCCACCGCGGCCGGTTTCCCCAGCCCGGCCCGGGACTACTTCGACGGCCGGATCGACCTCAACCGGCACCTGATCCGCGATCCCACCTCCACCTACGTCGTACGGGTGGAGGGTGACTCCATGGCGGGCGCCGGCATCTGTAACGGCGACGAACTGATTGTGGACCGTTCCCTCACACCGCGGGACAGCGCCGTCGTCGTGGCCGTGGTGGACGGGGAACTGACGGTCCGCCGGCTGCTCCTGGGCGGCGGGCGCATCGTGCTGCACGCCGAAGCGCCCGGGTACCCGGACATCCTGGTGGCCGAACCGTCGGAACTGTCCGTCTGGGGCGTTGTGACCCGCTGCCTGCACCATGTCTGA
- a CDS encoding TM2 domain-containing protein, whose protein sequence is MSGNGPYPGSNHDNHGEPDDWDGQYAYPKKAEPAPRPTPPQQQPPGYQDRPAQYPGSGQGYPSQQAQGYPNQQVQGYPNQQQHAPGQGYHQSGYHHPQQGQQKSRLVAGLLGVFLGGFGVHRFYLGNNGVGIAQVVLTCFTGLGAVWGFVEGVMILANARTFRTDAQGIPLK, encoded by the coding sequence ATGTCAGGTAACGGGCCTTACCCGGGAAGCAACCACGACAACCACGGGGAGCCCGATGACTGGGACGGGCAATACGCCTACCCCAAAAAGGCCGAGCCGGCTCCGCGTCCGACTCCCCCTCAGCAGCAGCCCCCGGGCTATCAGGACCGGCCCGCCCAGTACCCGGGCAGCGGGCAGGGCTACCCCAGCCAGCAGGCCCAGGGCTACCCGAACCAGCAGGTCCAGGGCTATCCGAACCAGCAGCAGCATGCCCCCGGCCAGGGTTACCACCAGTCCGGTTATCACCACCCGCAACAGGGGCAGCAGAAATCCCGCCTCGTTGCCGGGCTGCTGGGAGTCTTCCTTGGCGGCTTCGGCGTCCACCGGTTCTATCTGGGCAATAACGGTGTGGGGATCGCACAGGTTGTCCTCACCTGCTTCACCGGTCTGGGTGCCGTGTGGGGCTTCGTGGAAGGCGTGATGATTCTCGCCAACGCCCGGACGTTCCGCACCGACGCGCAGGGGATCCCGCTCAAGTAA
- a CDS encoding NAD-dependent epimerase/dehydratase family protein, translating to MTHSTALDLLFIGGTGVISSAAAAHASSLGHRVTVLNRGVSTKRPVPAGVEVLSADVRDPAAVRTALGGRTFDAVADFLSFTAEHVAAAVELYRGRTGQYVFISSASAYQKPPARLPVLESTPLRNPFWQYSRDKIAGEEILVQAYRNEGFPGTVVRPSHTYDATMVPLSGHWTDIHRMRAGLPVVVPGDGTSLWTLTHSRDFAKAFVGLLGRPAAIGESYTITSDEFLPWDAIYRSLAAAAGVPEPLLVHVASETIAQQDPGRGPGLLGDKSHSVIFDNSKIKSLVPGYRAVIPFAEGAREIVQWHDAHPQERTLDTGWMDLSDRMARWVRAGA from the coding sequence ATGACACATTCCACGGCTCTCGATCTGCTCTTCATCGGTGGAACCGGGGTGATCAGCTCCGCTGCCGCCGCGCACGCTTCCAGCCTGGGGCACCGGGTCACGGTGCTCAACCGCGGCGTCTCCACCAAGCGTCCGGTGCCGGCCGGCGTCGAGGTCCTCTCCGCCGATGTGCGTGATCCTGCGGCTGTCCGGACCGCCTTGGGCGGCCGCACGTTCGACGCCGTCGCAGACTTCCTGTCCTTCACCGCCGAGCATGTGGCAGCCGCGGTCGAGCTGTACCGGGGCCGGACCGGCCAGTATGTCTTCATCAGCTCCGCGTCGGCTTACCAGAAGCCGCCGGCCCGGCTGCCGGTGCTGGAGTCCACCCCGCTGCGCAACCCGTTCTGGCAGTATTCGCGGGACAAGATCGCCGGGGAGGAGATCCTGGTGCAGGCCTACCGGAACGAGGGTTTTCCGGGCACGGTCGTCCGCCCGTCCCACACCTATGACGCGACGATGGTCCCGCTGTCCGGGCACTGGACGGACATCCACCGGATGCGCGCCGGACTGCCGGTGGTGGTTCCCGGTGACGGCACGTCCTTGTGGACGCTGACCCACAGCCGCGATTTTGCCAAGGCCTTCGTGGGTCTGCTGGGCCGGCCGGCTGCCATCGGCGAGAGTTACACCATTACGTCCGATGAGTTTTTGCCCTGGGACGCCATTTACCGTTCCCTGGCGGCGGCGGCCGGCGTCCCGGAACCGCTGCTCGTGCATGTGGCCTCGGAGACCATCGCGCAGCAGGATCCGGGGCGCGGTCCTGGACTGCTGGGCGACAAGAGCCATTCGGTGATCTTCGACAACAGCAAGATCAAGTCCCTGGTCCCCGGCTACCGGGCAGTGATCCCCTTTGCCGAAGGTGCCCGCGAAATCGTGCAGTGGCACGATGCCCATCCGCAGGAGCGAACACTGGATACCGGCTGGATGGACCTCAGCGACCGGATGGCGCGGTGGGTCCGCGCCGGCGCCTAG
- a CDS encoding aldo/keto reductase — protein MTESPRPVVPELTLGNSVRIPQLGFGVFQVPPGQTQEVVEDALAAGYRHIDTAAAYRNEAGVGAAIAASGIPRSEIFVTTKLRNGDQGRARAAFLDSRRALNLDVVDLYLIHWPVPSQGMFVQAWKDLESLYRDGYMRAIGVSNFLAGHLDALYEQSQVLPAVNQIELHPGFQQAALAADTMSRGIAVEAYSPLGQGTELSGSEVAALAEKYGATPAQVVLAWHLGSGRIVIPKSADPGRMRENLAAAALDLAQEDLDLLDGLDGGRRIGADPATAAFSQL, from the coding sequence ATGACAGAGAGTCCCCGCCCCGTTGTCCCCGAACTGACGCTTGGGAACTCCGTGCGCATTCCACAGTTGGGCTTCGGCGTCTTCCAGGTTCCGCCGGGGCAGACACAGGAAGTGGTGGAGGATGCCCTGGCGGCCGGGTACCGGCACATCGACACCGCGGCCGCCTACCGCAACGAGGCCGGCGTGGGAGCGGCCATCGCGGCGTCGGGCATTCCCCGGTCCGAGATCTTCGTGACCACCAAGCTGCGCAACGGCGACCAGGGACGGGCGAGGGCGGCGTTCCTGGACAGTCGGCGAGCGCTGAACCTCGACGTCGTCGACCTGTACCTGATCCACTGGCCGGTGCCGTCCCAGGGAATGTTCGTGCAGGCATGGAAGGACCTTGAGTCCCTGTACCGGGACGGCTACATGCGGGCGATCGGGGTCTCGAACTTCCTCGCCGGCCATCTGGACGCCCTGTACGAGCAGAGCCAGGTGCTGCCGGCGGTGAACCAGATCGAACTGCATCCCGGTTTCCAGCAGGCAGCGCTCGCCGCCGACACCATGTCCCGCGGCATCGCGGTGGAGGCCTACAGTCCGCTGGGGCAGGGCACCGAGCTGTCCGGGAGCGAAGTGGCGGCGCTCGCTGAAAAGTATGGAGCCACGCCCGCGCAGGTGGTGCTGGCCTGGCACCTGGGGTCGGGGCGGATCGTCATTCCCAAGTCGGCCGACCCGGGGCGGATGCGGGAGAACCTCGCCGCGGCCGCGCTGGACCTGGCGCAGGAGGACCTGGATCTCCTGGACGGGCTCGACGGCGGCCGCCGGATCGGCGCCGATCCGGCGACGGCGGCGTTCAGCCAGCTCTGA